From one Plasmodium coatneyi strain Hackeri chromosome 9, complete sequence genomic stretch:
- a CDS encoding 30S ribosomal protein S14, whose translation MLKFIKFFFVYLVLTNAKKTLHRNERCPFQLFLNGSTTLGAKRKNQSCVGKITPLHLKKRLDPNDKYTVIKRHEARVQRNLKRKYLIERYKEKRELLKKYIAEASSPIEYVYWKYKLSSLPRDSCPVRFRNRCAITGRARGYYSFFGLCRHQARALIQKMFFPGFVKACW comes from the exons ATGCTGAagttcataaaattttttttcgtttatcTCGTTTTAACGAACGCTAAGAAGACCCTGCACAGAAATGAGAGGTGCCCCTTCCagttatttttaaatggaTCCACAACGTTGggtgcaaaaaggaagaaccaaaGTTGTGTTGGAAAAATAACCCCCTTGCATTTGAAGAAAAGGCTAGACCCAAACGACAAGTACACAGTAATCAAAAGACATGAAGCAAGAGTACAGAGAAATTTAAAGAGGAAGTACCTCATTGAAAGatacaaggaaaaaagagagctACTAAAAAAGTACATAGCAGAAGCATCGTCCCCTATTGAATATGTTTACTGGAAATATAAGTTGTCTTCTCTTCCCAGGGACTCCTGCCCTGTCAGGTTCCGGAACAGGTGTGCAATCACAG gCAGAGCTCGCGGATATTACTCCTTCTTCGGCCTGTGTAGACACCAAGCTCGTGCGCTCATACAGAAAATGTTCTTCCCCGGTTTTGTCAAGGCATGTTGGTAG